One Paraburkholderia dioscoreae DNA segment encodes these proteins:
- a CDS encoding glycosyltransferase family 4 protein: protein MRIAQIAPLHEAVPPKLYGGTERVVSYLTEALVEQGHDVTLFASGDSQTSAKLEAFWPQALRLDPTIRDVMAPHMLLLEEVRRRADEFDVLHFHIDYYPFSLFARQPVPFLTTLHGRLDLPELQPIFNTFSDVPVVSISDNQRIPLQQANWLQTVYHGLPENVLTPIKDVEPGYLAFLGRVSPEKGLDRAIRIAGQAGMKLKVAAKIDKADRAYYEEVIKPLMALPHVEYIGEIGEAEKREFLGNAHALVFPIDWPEPFGLVMIEAMACGTPVIAFNRGSVPEVIENGVSGFVVEDEISAVAALKRLHTLPRANVRKAFESRFSSKVMARNYVATYEELLRQKHRTVLREVNAG from the coding sequence ATGCGAATCGCTCAAATCGCTCCGTTGCACGAGGCGGTTCCTCCCAAGCTGTATGGCGGTACGGAACGTGTGGTGTCCTATCTGACCGAAGCTCTGGTCGAGCAGGGCCACGACGTCACGCTCTTTGCGAGCGGCGATTCGCAAACCTCGGCAAAACTCGAAGCTTTCTGGCCGCAGGCGCTGCGCCTCGACCCGACCATCCGCGACGTGATGGCGCCGCACATGCTGCTGCTCGAAGAAGTGCGCCGCCGCGCTGACGAATTCGACGTGCTGCATTTCCATATCGACTACTACCCGTTCTCGCTGTTCGCCCGCCAGCCTGTGCCGTTCCTCACCACGCTGCACGGCCGTCTCGACCTGCCAGAACTGCAGCCGATTTTCAATACGTTCAGCGACGTGCCGGTGGTGTCGATTTCGGACAACCAGCGCATTCCGCTGCAACAGGCGAACTGGCTGCAAACCGTCTATCACGGCCTGCCGGAAAACGTGCTCACGCCGATCAAGGACGTCGAGCCGGGCTACCTCGCTTTCCTCGGCCGCGTCTCGCCGGAGAAGGGTCTCGACCGCGCGATCCGCATCGCCGGCCAGGCAGGCATGAAGCTCAAGGTCGCCGCCAAGATCGACAAGGCCGACCGCGCCTATTACGAAGAAGTGATCAAGCCGTTGATGGCGCTCCCGCACGTCGAGTACATCGGCGAAATCGGCGAAGCCGAAAAGCGTGAGTTCCTCGGCAACGCGCATGCACTGGTGTTCCCGATCGACTGGCCGGAGCCCTTCGGTCTGGTGATGATCGAAGCGATGGCGTGCGGTACGCCCGTGATCGCGTTCAACCGCGGTTCAGTGCCGGAAGTGATCGAAAACGGCGTGTCGGGCTTTGTCGTCGAAGACGAAATCAGCGCGGTCGCCGCATTGAAGCGTTTGCACACGCTGCCGCGCGCCAACGTGCGCAAGGCGTTCGAGTCGCGCTTCTCGTCGAAGGTCATGGCGCGGAACTACGTCGCCACGTATGAAGAACTGCTGCGTCAGAAGCATCGCACGGTGCTGCGCGAAGTCAACGCAGGCTGA